One Trichocoleus desertorum ATA4-8-CV12 DNA window includes the following coding sequences:
- a CDS encoding SRPBCC family protein: MINEFTSNLDPNLSADAEELEAGLDLAVEAADPALLQTVEVETAAVEGRKRQISAKVHIPRSAEQVWQVLTNYEALPDFIPNLSKSDRLEHPQGGIRLEQVGTQKLLRFNFSARVVLDLEEVFLQEIRFSMVEGDFNSYSGCWRLEPQMEGDRSGTNLSYTVLVWPKRAMPVGFLERRLQQDLPLNLLAIRQRVEELFR; encoded by the coding sequence GTGATTAATGAATTCACTTCCAACTTAGACCCTAACCTGTCCGCAGATGCCGAAGAGCTAGAAGCAGGACTCGATCTTGCTGTTGAAGCTGCTGACCCAGCCCTGCTCCAAACTGTAGAAGTTGAGACTGCGGCTGTAGAAGGGAGAAAACGACAAATCTCTGCCAAAGTTCACATTCCACGTTCAGCTGAGCAAGTTTGGCAAGTTCTGACCAACTACGAGGCCCTACCTGATTTCATCCCTAACCTGAGTAAAAGCGATCGCTTAGAGCATCCTCAAGGGGGAATTCGTTTAGAACAAGTTGGTACTCAAAAGCTGCTCCGATTTAACTTTTCAGCGCGAGTTGTTTTAGATCTTGAAGAAGTATTCTTGCAAGAAATTCGCTTCAGTATGGTTGAAGGAGACTTTAACTCATACTCAGGCTGCTGGCGACTAGAGCCTCAGATGGAAGGCGATCGCTCAGGCACCAACCTTAGCTATACAGTTTTAGTCTGGCCTAAGCGGGCAATGCCTGTTGGGTTTCTAGAACGTCGCTTGCAGCAAGATTTGCCATTAAACCTTTTAGCCATTCGTCAGCGGGTAGAAGAGCTATTTAGGTAA
- a CDS encoding GAF domain-containing sensor histidine kinase, with amino-acid sequence MPHVVGNVSLLQKLNRILVTATEPEAVLQQIAQVLGETFQADCYLAVCWNHEIVPQALYWWQALEHRVVCDSSVGIAQHPVLQTILHCASSASKSLCSLSDLQAVQSEIGVDWQWDGPPVHALLGSTTQFQGQQNGIVGLIRSQPHDWTDKEITNLNNVLDQVAIAISQFHAQQRIRQQDDRQALVDQLTVAIRNAVELNQILRLATSGAAQALQADRSLILMLKYSDPVVKSRSLERSLRVKATVVSEWFKPEGGNGLELATLDPSLNEGFWLSECILCQQAFTNSGSPVVLTNGYESTDTARRAGVAPIFTPHAFPALLMIPLENQGTILGFLVLQHRQPRHWQPEELKLTELVGAQVSTAIIQSQTLRQVQALAEERTVQLQRSLEVQAKLYERTRKQIDQLRQLNQLKDEFLSTMSHELLTPLTSMTLAIRMLRQAELTPERQNKYLDILEQQCNQETNLINDLLALQKLESNQASVYLQKVDLKSLIGELVDAFAEKLVSKGLTLITDLPKRSLFLQTDYDSLNRILVELLTNASKYAEPNSTIRLAVAHQAEAQENQTVLTLSNTGSGIAEEELPYIFDKFRRGQGVTQRAVQGTGLGLALVKCLVQHLNGTITVASRPLEEIGHCETSFTLTLPHIFRSDNP; translated from the coding sequence ATGCCCCATGTTGTAGGCAATGTCTCTCTTCTGCAAAAGTTGAACCGTATCTTGGTTACTGCTACTGAACCAGAAGCAGTCTTACAACAAATTGCTCAAGTTTTAGGAGAAACATTTCAGGCTGATTGTTACTTAGCCGTTTGCTGGAATCATGAGATTGTGCCTCAGGCGCTTTATTGGTGGCAAGCTCTAGAGCATAGAGTCGTATGTGATTCTTCAGTGGGTATTGCCCAGCATCCTGTTCTCCAAACTATCCTGCACTGTGCTTCTAGTGCTTCTAAGAGCTTGTGTAGTCTTTCTGATCTACAAGCTGTTCAATCTGAGATAGGGGTTGATTGGCAGTGGGATGGCCCACCCGTTCATGCACTTTTGGGTAGTACAACCCAATTTCAAGGCCAGCAGAATGGCATAGTCGGTTTAATCCGTTCGCAGCCTCACGACTGGACAGATAAGGAAATTACAAATCTAAATAATGTGTTAGATCAAGTTGCGATCGCGATCTCACAGTTTCATGCTCAACAGCGAATCCGACAGCAAGATGATCGGCAAGCTTTAGTTGATCAGCTAACTGTAGCTATCCGTAATGCCGTAGAACTGAATCAAATTCTGAGGTTGGCAACTTCTGGAGCAGCCCAGGCCCTCCAAGCCGATCGCAGCTTGATCTTAATGCTCAAGTATTCTGACCCGGTGGTTAAAAGCCGATCGTTAGAGCGATCGCTGCGAGTTAAAGCTACAGTTGTCTCCGAATGGTTCAAACCGGAGGGCGGGAATGGTCTTGAGTTAGCTACCTTAGATCCCTCTCTGAACGAAGGATTTTGGTTGTCAGAATGTATACTTTGTCAGCAAGCATTTACAAACTCTGGCAGTCCGGTCGTGCTGACGAACGGGTACGAATCCACCGATACGGCTCGTAGGGCAGGTGTGGCCCCCATTTTTACTCCTCATGCCTTCCCCGCTCTTTTGATGATTCCCCTAGAAAACCAAGGGACTATTTTAGGATTTCTAGTTCTCCAGCATCGCCAGCCTCGGCACTGGCAACCAGAAGAACTGAAACTGACAGAGCTGGTTGGGGCTCAAGTGAGTACTGCCATTATTCAGTCGCAAACCTTACGCCAAGTGCAAGCTTTAGCAGAAGAACGTACCGTTCAACTACAGCGAAGTTTAGAAGTTCAAGCCAAGCTCTACGAGAGAACTCGCAAGCAAATCGACCAGCTACGGCAACTTAACCAGCTCAAAGATGAGTTTTTGAGCACTATGAGCCATGAGCTGCTGACGCCTTTAACCAGTATGACTTTAGCAATTCGGATGTTACGCCAAGCAGAGTTAACACCGGAGCGCCAAAATAAATACCTTGATATCTTAGAGCAGCAATGCAATCAAGAAACAAACTTGATTAATGATTTATTGGCATTGCAAAAACTAGAATCAAATCAAGCATCTGTTTACCTGCAAAAGGTCGATCTCAAAAGTTTAATTGGAGAACTAGTAGATGCTTTTGCAGAGAAGTTGGTGAGTAAAGGTTTGACCTTAATTACAGATCTACCCAAGCGATCGCTATTTTTGCAAACCGATTACGACAGTCTAAACCGCATCTTAGTAGAGCTATTAACCAATGCTAGTAAGTATGCAGAACCTAACAGTACCATTCGTTTAGCTGTGGCGCACCAAGCTGAAGCACAAGAAAATCAAACAGTTTTAACCTTGTCTAATACAGGATCTGGTATTGCTGAGGAAGAACTGCCCTACATTTTTGATAAGTTTCGGCGCGGGCAAGGCGTGACTCAACGAGCAGTTCAAGGAACAGGTTTAGGACTTGCCCTAGTGAAATGTCTAGTTCAACATTTGAATGGTACGATTACAGTCGCCAGCCGCCCCTTAGAAGAAATAGGTCACTGTGAAACGTCTTTTACCTTGACTTTGCCGCACATTTTCCGTAGTGATAATCCTTAG